The proteins below come from a single Desulfuromonas acetoxidans DSM 684 genomic window:
- a CDS encoding helix-turn-helix domain-containing protein yields the protein MFYIGRGNRTVFYFLENVLEYNIGAKIKELRKARKLTLQAVATETGFSPALISQIENNNVSPPIATLSKLARFFDVKISHFFEEEEEVRRYEVVRTVDRRVVSRVISKAGKGHGYTYEALSVHKLNKKMEPFVVTVSERSDDETMYNHDGEEFLLILNGTAEVLLDDERIKLEAGDAVYFDSSMRHRLLSYDGEEVQVLAIVTR from the coding sequence ATGTTTTATATCGGGCGTGGAAATAGAACTGTTTTTTATTTTTTGGAGAACGTCTTGGAATACAATATCGGGGCAAAAATAAAGGAGCTGCGTAAAGCACGAAAGTTGACCTTGCAGGCGGTGGCGACGGAAACGGGTTTTTCTCCGGCGCTGATTTCACAAATTGAGAACAATAATGTTTCACCGCCGATTGCCACCTTGTCCAAGTTGGCGCGTTTCTTTGACGTAAAAATCAGTCATTTCTTTGAAGAGGAGGAAGAAGTTCGCCGCTACGAAGTTGTGCGAACGGTAGACCGGCGTGTTGTCAGTCGGGTTATCTCCAAGGCGGGCAAGGGGCATGGCTATACGTATGAAGCCTTGTCTGTGCATAAGTTAAATAAAAAAATGGAGCCGTTCGTTGTCACTGTGTCGGAACGCAGTGATGATGAAACCATGTACAACCATGATGGTGAAGAGTTTCTGTTGATATTAAATGGCACGGCTGAGGTTTTGCTTGATGATGAACGGATCAAGCTGGAAGCAGGGGATGCGGTCTATTTTGATTCCTCCATGCGCCACAGGTTGTTGTCGTATGATGGCGAAGAGGTTCAAGTCCTGGCCATTGTTACTCGTTAG
- a CDS encoding acyl-CoA carboxylase subunit beta, translated as MSNKVCKPTLKNPLAPQENVEFTIPGEIAGTKGGYEEVMQEGHDLIQRPVKSVAVSQIEKQHFKKRMTVWERIKVLTEDEPNILFQNWGKNLDGASLVTGILNIGGRDVAVYGHDFTVRAGSIDATNGSKLAKLFTMAGEKGIPVIGMNDSAGAFVPAGVGGLDGYAEAFTALRKISGVVPSIMCMFGFNAGGGSYLPRQGSFVIQPEDTFFGLTGPGVVKSVLGEDVTPEDLGGPKVHGATGVADLTVSDETAALRLAKMLLSYIPDNNSVMAPFLETSDPLNRKTWEINTLLKKAFNSPTGFNTPVDVSIIIQQICDHGDYFELQPKRAREVVTAFGRLGGNVVGFCANNSAVASGQIDCDSAVKIARFVRFCNIYNIPIIFIEDTTGFLPGRDQEARGIVQAGRSMLDSIVDVRTPRILLILRNAYGGAYASYNNYPTGADLVLALPTTRLAVMGPAGKEFVYKNELRKLRGAVKGMIVQGTTDRVAAGMDGDDAKKDAEREVAEWLKVEEAKLNTRYEKELMNPKEGLSLGSISSIVMPTDLREVLAKNMNFFLRHYKPGPMQSVQREFH; from the coding sequence ATGTCAAACAAGGTGTGCAAACCAACGCTGAAAAATCCTCTCGCTCCGCAAGAGAACGTTGAATTCACCATCCCCGGCGAAATTGCCGGTACCAAGGGTGGCTATGAAGAGGTCATGCAGGAAGGCCATGACCTGATTCAACGTCCTGTGAAATCGGTTGCGGTCAGTCAGATTGAAAAGCAACATTTCAAGAAACGTATGACCGTCTGGGAACGGATCAAGGTTCTGACAGAAGATGAGCCGAACATTCTGTTTCAAAACTGGGGTAAAAACCTGGATGGTGCCTCTCTGGTCACCGGCATTCTCAACATTGGCGGCCGTGATGTGGCGGTCTATGGTCATGATTTCACGGTTCGTGCCGGTTCCATTGACGCAACCAACGGCAGCAAGCTGGCCAAGTTGTTTACCATGGCCGGTGAAAAAGGGATTCCGGTCATTGGTATGAACGACTCGGCCGGTGCGTTTGTTCCTGCTGGGGTTGGTGGCTTGGACGGCTACGCTGAAGCGTTTACCGCTTTGCGCAAAATCAGTGGTGTGGTGCCGAGTATCATGTGCATGTTCGGCTTCAACGCCGGCGGTGGTAGCTATCTGCCCCGTCAGGGCAGCTTCGTTATCCAGCCGGAAGATACGTTCTTTGGTTTGACTGGTCCGGGAGTTGTTAAGTCGGTTCTTGGTGAGGATGTTACACCGGAAGATCTCGGTGGTCCCAAAGTTCATGGTGCAACCGGCGTGGCTGACTTGACGGTCAGCGATGAAACTGCAGCGTTACGTCTGGCTAAAATGCTGCTCAGCTACATCCCGGACAACAACAGTGTCATGGCTCCCTTCCTCGAGACCAGTGATCCGCTGAATCGTAAGACCTGGGAGATCAACACCCTGCTGAAAAAAGCCTTTAACTCACCGACCGGATTCAATACTCCGGTAGATGTTTCCATTATCATTCAACAGATCTGCGACCACGGTGATTACTTTGAACTGCAGCCGAAACGGGCTCGCGAAGTAGTGACGGCATTCGGTCGTCTCGGCGGTAACGTTGTTGGTTTCTGCGCTAACAACAGTGCCGTGGCATCCGGTCAGATTGACTGTGACTCAGCGGTGAAAATTGCCCGCTTTGTCCGCTTCTGTAATATCTACAATATTCCCATCATCTTTATCGAGGACACCACCGGCTTCCTGCCCGGTCGCGATCAGGAAGCGCGTGGTATTGTTCAGGCGGGCCGTTCCATGCTCGACTCCATCGTTGATGTGCGTACCCCGCGTATTCTGCTGATTTTGCGTAACGCGTACGGTGGTGCCTATGCCTCCTATAACAACTATCCCACCGGTGCAGACCTGGTGCTGGCACTGCCGACCACCCGTCTGGCGGTTATGGGTCCGGCGGGTAAAGAGTTTGTTTATAAAAATGAACTGCGTAAGCTGCGTGGCGCTGTTAAGGGCATGATCGTCCAAGGCACTACCGACCGTGTCGCTGCCGGCATGGATGGTGACGATGCCAAGAAGGATGCTGAGCGCGAAGTGGCTGAATGGCTGAAAGTGGAAGAGGCAAAACTCAATACCCGTTACGAAAAAGAGCTGATGAACCCGAAAGAGGGTCTGTCGCTGGGCTCCATCTCGTCGATTGTTATGCCGACGGATCTGCGCGAAGTTCTGGCCAAGAACATGAACTTCTTCCTGCGCCATTACAAGCCCGGTCCTATGCAGTCGGTTCAACGCGAATTCCATTAA